Proteins from a single region of Microaerobacter geothermalis:
- the hsdR gene encoding EcoAI/FtnUII family type I restriction enzme subunit R: MPKYSERDICTKFITPALIKAGWDIHKQIREEVTFTAGRIIVKGKMHTRRKAKRADYILYYKSNLPLAIIEAKDDTHSVGDGMQQALQYADILDIPFVFSSNGKAFLEHDRTGMSDYVEREIGLDEFPSPEQLWERYKQWKGITEEQERIITQDYFSDGSGKTPRYYQRIAINRAVEAIAKGQNRLLLVLATGTGKTLIAFQLIWRLWKSRTKKRILFLADRNILVDQTMANDFKHFGDKMTKIRNRKVDKSYEIYLALYQGVSGAEEWKNIYKEFSPDFFDLIIVDECHRGSAKEDSAWREILEYFSSATQVGLTATPKETKDVSNIHYFGEPIYTYSLKQGINDGFLAPYRVIRYTIDKDVEGWRPEEGQRDKYGQIIEDRIYNVKDFDRTLIIDERTALVAKKITEYLKKTDRFQKTIVFCVDIPHAERMRQALVNENADLAAQNPKYIVRITGDNEEGKEELDNFIDPASTYPVIAVTSKLLTTGVDVQTCKLIVLDANINSMTEFKQIIGRGTRVNEEYGKYSFTIIDFRNVTNLFADPAFDGEPVQIYEPKEGDPSIPPEVVEEDDEEEAGFSDDLYGGDKEDGYEGDDVIRERSRTYYVDNVKVKVINERVQYINEEGKLITESLKDYTKKRVNQNYASLDEFLQKWNAAERKDAIIEELLEQGVLLDELQQEVGKYFDPFDLICHVAFDMKPLTRRERAMNVKKRNYFTKYGEKARAVLEALLDKYADEGIENIESMEVLKLHPFDQYGSLIEIVKFFGGKQKYLEALKELKQQIYTSA; encoded by the coding sequence ATGCCCAAATATTCGGAACGGGATATTTGTACAAAGTTTATTACTCCCGCTTTAATTAAGGCAGGATGGGATATACATAAGCAAATTCGGGAAGAAGTAACATTTACGGCGGGACGTATTATTGTAAAAGGGAAGATGCACACCAGAAGAAAGGCGAAGCGAGCGGACTATATTCTTTATTACAAATCTAACCTGCCGCTGGCCATTATCGAAGCAAAAGATGACACACATTCCGTTGGAGACGGAATGCAACAAGCTTTGCAATATGCCGATATCCTCGATATTCCCTTTGTTTTCAGTTCAAACGGAAAAGCGTTTTTAGAACACGATCGAACAGGCATGTCGGATTATGTTGAAAGGGAAATTGGGCTTGATGAGTTTCCGTCTCCTGAACAATTGTGGGAAAGGTATAAGCAATGGAAGGGCATTACGGAAGAGCAGGAAAGAATCATTACGCAAGACTATTTTTCGGATGGAAGCGGAAAAACGCCGCGTTACTACCAACGAATTGCCATTAATCGTGCAGTAGAAGCGATTGCCAAAGGACAAAATCGACTTCTGCTGGTCCTTGCCACGGGAACGGGCAAAACGCTCATTGCCTTTCAGTTGATTTGGAGATTATGGAAGTCCAGAACGAAGAAAAGAATCCTGTTTCTTGCCGACCGTAACATCTTGGTTGATCAGACGATGGCAAATGATTTTAAGCATTTTGGCGATAAGATGACCAAAATCAGGAATCGCAAGGTGGATAAGTCATATGAAATTTATTTAGCACTGTACCAAGGAGTGTCGGGTGCCGAGGAATGGAAAAACATCTACAAAGAATTTTCTCCTGATTTCTTTGACCTGATTATCGTGGATGAGTGCCATCGTGGTAGTGCCAAAGAAGATTCCGCATGGCGGGAGATTTTGGAATATTTCTCGTCAGCGACTCAGGTTGGACTCACGGCAACCCCTAAAGAAACGAAAGACGTTTCGAACATTCATTACTTTGGGGAGCCAATTTACACATACAGTTTGAAACAAGGGATCAACGATGGATTCCTGGCTCCTTATCGGGTCATTCGATACACCATTGATAAAGACGTGGAAGGCTGGCGGCCAGAAGAAGGACAGAGAGATAAATACGGACAAATCATCGAAGATCGGATTTATAACGTCAAAGACTTTGATCGCACATTAATTATTGATGAACGTACTGCCCTGGTCGCCAAAAAAATCACGGAGTATCTAAAGAAAACGGATCGTTTTCAGAAAACCATTGTTTTTTGTGTAGACATACCGCATGCTGAACGAATGCGTCAGGCATTGGTAAACGAAAATGCCGATTTGGCGGCTCAAAATCCAAAATACATTGTACGAATAACGGGGGATAATGAGGAGGGGAAGGAGGAGCTGGACAACTTTATCGATCCAGCCAGTACATACCCCGTGATCGCAGTGACGTCCAAGTTGTTAACGACTGGCGTCGATGTCCAAACGTGCAAGCTCATTGTGCTGGATGCCAACATTAATTCCATGACAGAATTTAAACAGATCATTGGTCGGGGCACTCGTGTAAACGAAGAATACGGCAAATATTCGTTCACCATCATCGATTTTCGTAATGTTACCAACTTGTTTGCCGACCCCGCGTTTGACGGAGAACCTGTACAAATCTATGAACCCAAAGAGGGGGATCCTTCCATTCCGCCAGAAGTAGTGGAAGAAGACGATGAAGAAGAAGCAGGCTTCTCGGATGACTTATACGGCGGTGACAAGGAGGATGGATACGAAGGAGATGACGTGATCCGCGAGCGATCGCGAACGTATTACGTCGATAATGTCAAGGTGAAAGTGATCAACGAGAGGGTTCAATACATCAATGAGGAAGGAAAGTTGATCACAGAGTCTTTGAAGGACTATACCAAAAAAAGAGTCAATCAAAATTACGCCTCGCTTGACGAGTTTCTGCAAAAATGGAACGCCGCCGAACGTAAGGATGCTATAATAGAAGAGTTGCTTGAACAGGGTGTGCTCCTGGATGAATTACAGCAAGAAGTGGGAAAATACTTCGATCCTTTTGATCTCATCTGTCACGTAGCCTTCGATATGAAGCCGCTCACTCGTCGAGAACGGGCGATGAATGTGAAAAAACGGAATTACTTTACCAAATATGGAGAAAAAGCAAGGGCTGTATTGGAAGCCTTGCTGGACAAGTATGCGGATGAAGGCATTGAAAATATTGAAAGCATGGAAGTGTTAAAACTTCATCCCTTTGATCAGTACGGATCTCTTATTGAGATTGTCAAATTTTTCGGGGGCAAGCAGAAGTATTTGGAAGCGTTAAAAGAGTTGAAGCAACAAATCTACACATCAGCTTAG
- a CDS encoding helix-turn-helix domain-containing protein, with product MNEDMLKDVDLLDETEEEAEGSLTVSDNFGIMLKHYRKLKNLSLKELENLCGVSASYINRLERGERRSPSISVILRLAGVLDINSSVLLAAINIKEPQTSEKITFSELLIKHEFLLNGEELSKEAKEKLLKIVEHIAQCHWNSDTKVRDIFVLAELVDQFKLAV from the coding sequence ATGAATGAAGACATGCTGAAAGACGTGGATTTGTTGGATGAGACGGAAGAGGAGGCAGAAGGCTCTCTCACGGTATCCGACAATTTCGGGATTATGTTGAAGCATTATAGGAAATTGAAAAATCTTTCTTTAAAGGAGTTAGAAAATCTGTGCGGAGTGTCGGCTTCTTACATTAACAGACTCGAGAGGGGAGAAAGGAGATCCCCGAGTATTTCCGTTATATTGCGATTGGCAGGGGTGTTGGATATCAATAGTTCGGTACTGTTAGCGGCGATTAACATCAAAGAGCCACAGACTTCTGAAAAAATCACTTTTTCCGAACTACTGATCAAGCATGAATTTCTGCTCAATGGAGAAGAACTGAGCAAGGAGGCAAAGGAGAAACTGCTGAAAATTGTCGAGCACATTGCCCAGTGCCACTGGAACTCGGACACGAAAGTCCGTGACATTTTCGTCTTGGCAGAGCTGGTAGATCAATTCAAACTCGCGGTTTGA
- a CDS encoding type I restriction-modification system subunit M, producing MTIANIVKSIQDIMRQDVGVDGDAQRIAQLVWMIFLKIFDDKEAELELLDEEYRSPIPEKYRWRNWAANDEGMTGDELLEFVNNELFPALKELSDVEEGSRGYLVREVFQDSYNYMKSGTLMRQVINKINEIDFNSSEDRHLFNDFYETFLRDLQSAGNAGEYYTPRAVTQFMVDMTNPQLGEKVLDPACGTGGFLTCALEHLMKQAKTVEDRQLVQSSILGIEKKPLPHILSVTNLILHDIDIPKIRRDNSLSRPLRDYGMKDKVDVILTNPPFGGIEEDGIQANFPASFRTKETADLFMVLILTLLKDGGRAAVVLPDGFLFGEGVKTRIKEKLLSECNLHTIVRLPNGVFAPYTGIRTNLLFFTKGEPTKEIWYFEHPYPEGQKSYSKTKPIRIEEFDLEKQWWGNRVENEYAWKVTVEEIRSINYNLDVKNPNKSAEDIDLDVSQILKRIQQGNRKIEQLTGELIKILGY from the coding sequence ATGACAATAGCCAATATCGTGAAATCGATTCAGGATATCATGCGGCAAGACGTTGGAGTAGATGGCGATGCACAACGGATTGCTCAGCTTGTCTGGATGATTTTCCTGAAAATCTTTGATGATAAAGAAGCAGAGTTGGAGCTTTTAGATGAAGAGTATCGTTCGCCAATTCCAGAGAAGTATCGTTGGCGTAACTGGGCGGCAAACGATGAGGGCATGACAGGAGACGAGTTGTTGGAATTCGTAAACAATGAGCTGTTTCCCGCTTTAAAAGAACTTTCGGATGTTGAAGAAGGAAGCCGAGGTTACCTCGTAAGAGAAGTGTTCCAGGACAGCTACAATTACATGAAGTCGGGAACACTGATGCGTCAGGTGATTAACAAAATCAACGAAATTGACTTTAACAGCTCCGAAGATCGCCATTTGTTCAATGACTTTTATGAGACTTTTTTGCGTGATCTCCAGAGTGCAGGAAATGCAGGAGAATACTATACGCCTCGTGCAGTCACACAATTTATGGTAGATATGACCAATCCGCAATTGGGGGAGAAGGTGTTGGATCCTGCTTGTGGCACTGGGGGTTTTCTGACCTGTGCATTGGAACATTTGATGAAACAAGCGAAAACGGTTGAAGATCGGCAACTGGTTCAATCGTCTATATTGGGTATAGAGAAAAAACCGTTGCCTCATATTCTCAGTGTGACGAATTTAATTTTGCATGATATTGATATTCCCAAGATCCGCCGAGACAATTCGCTATCCCGACCGTTGCGTGACTACGGCATGAAGGATAAGGTCGACGTAATCTTGACCAATCCACCTTTTGGGGGAATTGAAGAAGACGGAATTCAGGCGAATTTCCCTGCCAGTTTCCGTACGAAAGAGACCGCTGATCTCTTTATGGTTTTAATTTTAACCTTACTGAAAGATGGCGGACGTGCGGCTGTTGTATTGCCTGATGGTTTTCTCTTTGGCGAAGGGGTCAAAACACGCATTAAAGAAAAATTGCTCAGTGAATGCAATTTACATACAATTGTTCGCTTGCCTAATGGCGTCTTTGCTCCGTATACGGGTATTCGAACCAATCTATTGTTCTTTACCAAGGGTGAACCGACTAAGGAAATTTGGTACTTTGAGCATCCATACCCCGAAGGTCAGAAGTCCTATTCCAAGACAAAACCGATCCGCATTGAGGAATTTGATCTGGAGAAGCAGTGGTGGGGAAATCGTGTTGAAAATGAATACGCTTGGAAAGTGACTGTAGAGGAAATCAGGAGCATCAATTATAACCTTGATGTGAAGAATCCGAATAAATCAGCGGAAGACATTGATTTGGATGTTTCTCAAATCTTGAAGAGAATCCAGCAAGGAAATCGTAAGATCGAGCAACTCA